One window of Actinomycetota bacterium genomic DNA carries:
- a CDS encoding alkaline phosphatase family protein, whose amino-acid sequence MEPQTESVGLPPSGLLETESVGLPPSGLLETAVSPAAPRLPAYGSASLADLGRALLHAVGVHRGDDPLRLPAADRVIVLVLDGVGAAQLHAHRDAAAFLAAHSERALTSVFPSTTATALTSLATAEPPGRHGLLGYTVGLPRSDRPLNLLTWQWGPPTEAEDARAEVIPERFQPLPTIFETATAADIDATVVSLGEFVASGLTRAALRGGSFVGADGPDITLRHALDAAGRSSRALVYAHHGAVDTVGHLHGPGSDAWLSALRATDHAVERAAGSLPERTLLVVTADHGMLAIDETDWIELDDEPDLEAGVRVIAGEARVRQLHVVPGAQADVLTAWREQLSDRFAVVTREDAVAAGWFGPEPRPEAVLRIGDVIAVAHGDAALVHRRWDPFGGRLPGMHGALTPEEVDVPLATFTSAE is encoded by the coding sequence TTGGAACCCCAGACCGAGTCTGTTGGTCTACCGCCCTCCGGGCTACTTGAGACCGAGTCTGTTGGTCTCCCGCCCTCCGGGCTACTTGAGACCGCGGTCTCTCCTGCTGCGCCCCGCCTGCCGGCGTACGGCAGCGCGTCGCTGGCGGATCTGGGACGCGCGCTCCTGCACGCGGTCGGGGTCCACCGCGGAGACGACCCGCTACGGCTGCCTGCCGCAGACCGCGTGATCGTGCTCGTCCTCGACGGTGTCGGTGCGGCGCAGCTGCACGCCCACCGTGACGCCGCTGCGTTCCTCGCGGCACACAGCGAGCGGGCGCTGACTTCGGTGTTCCCGTCCACGACCGCGACCGCGCTCACCTCGCTGGCGACCGCGGAGCCGCCGGGGCGTCACGGGCTGCTCGGGTACACCGTCGGGCTGCCTCGTTCCGACCGCCCGCTCAACCTGCTGACGTGGCAGTGGGGTCCGCCGACGGAGGCCGAGGATGCCCGGGCCGAGGTCATCCCGGAGAGGTTCCAGCCGCTACCGACCATCTTCGAGACGGCGACCGCGGCGGACATCGACGCGACCGTCGTGTCGCTCGGCGAGTTCGTGGCTTCGGGCCTGACGCGAGCCGCCCTTCGCGGCGGGTCGTTCGTCGGCGCCGACGGTCCCGACATCACCCTCCGCCACGCCCTTGACGCGGCCGGACGGTCATCTCGTGCACTGGTGTACGCGCATCACGGTGCGGTGGACACCGTCGGGCACCTCCACGGCCCCGGCAGCGACGCGTGGCTGTCGGCGCTGAGGGCGACCGATCACGCGGTCGAACGCGCAGCTGGGTCGCTGCCGGAGCGCACGCTGCTGGTCGTGACCGCCGATCACGGGATGCTCGCCATCGACGAGACCGACTGGATCGAACTCGACGACGAGCCCGATCTCGAGGCCGGCGTCCGCGTGATCGCCGGAGAGGCTCGGGTCCGTCAGCTGCACGTCGTCCCCGGCGCACAAGCCGACGTCCTCACGGCCTGGAGGGAGCAGCTGTCCGACCGCTTCGCGGTCGTGACGCGCGAGGACGCGGTCGCGGCGGGCTGGTTCGGACCGGAGCCCCGCCCGGAGGCGGTGCTCCGGATCGGCGACGTGATCGCCGTCGCCCACGGCGACGCGGCCCTCGTGCACCGTCGCTGGGATCCCTTCGGTGGCCGCCTGCCCGGGATGCACGGGGCGCTCACCCCCGAGGAGGTCGACGTCCCGCTCGCGACCTTCACCAGCGCGGAGTAG
- a CDS encoding cell wall-binding repeat-containing protein encodes MGPLRDRSRAERGVVGTPSGDRLPGDGRDFPDAIAAGAASAATGAPLLLVPSDGSVPTSVSAELSRLRPTSLTVVGGPAAIGELVVALATGAAS; translated from the coding sequence ATCGGACCGCTACGCGACCGCAGCCGCGCTGAGCGCGGCGTCGTCGGCACCCCATCCGGCGACCGCCTACCTGGCGACGGGCGTGACTTCCCCGACGCGATCGCTGCTGGTGCGGCGTCCGCGGCGACCGGGGCACCCCTCCTCCTCGTGCCGTCCGACGGTTCCGTGCCGACCTCGGTCTCAGCGGAACTCTCGCGTCTGCGCCCGACGAGTCTCACCGTCGTCGGCGGTCCCGCTGCGATCGGCGAGCTGGTCGTCGCACTGGCGACGGGTGCCGCCTCCTGA
- the ilvE gene encoding branched-chain-amino-acid transaminase — MPFPKADKIWMDGEFVDWDDATVHILTPTIHYGWGVFEGIRAYATDRGPAVFQLEPHVDRLFRSARIYPPLDEIPFTPEQVADAILETIRVNRHGACYIRPVIYLGYGEMGLNPLPSTPRIAIATWEWGTYLGEEALEKGVKVMVSSYRRIGKNTIPPASKTNGQYINSSLAKVEALRAGYDESIMLSEDGFVAEGTGENIFVIRDGVVTTPPLSDGPLGGITRSSCLRILRDLGHEVREDHVVRTDLFLADEIFLTGTAAEITPVREVEGRQVGSGTRGPVTTEVQSTFMDAVSGKLDQFKDWLSYVND; from the coding sequence ATGCCCTTCCCGAAGGCGGACAAGATCTGGATGGACGGTGAGTTCGTCGACTGGGACGACGCGACCGTCCACATCCTCACCCCGACGATCCACTACGGGTGGGGCGTCTTCGAGGGCATCCGCGCCTACGCCACGGACCGCGGCCCCGCCGTCTTCCAGCTCGAGCCCCACGTCGACCGCCTCTTCCGCTCAGCCCGCATCTACCCGCCGCTCGACGAGATCCCCTTCACCCCTGAGCAGGTCGCCGACGCCATCCTCGAGACCATCCGCGTCAACCGGCACGGTGCCTGCTACATCCGGCCCGTCATCTACCTCGGGTACGGCGAGATGGGCCTCAACCCGCTGCCCTCGACGCCCCGCATCGCGATCGCGACGTGGGAGTGGGGCACCTACCTCGGCGAAGAGGCGCTCGAGAAGGGTGTCAAGGTGATGGTCAGCTCGTACCGGCGCATCGGCAAGAACACCATCCCGCCGGCGAGCAAGACCAACGGTCAGTACATCAACTCGTCGCTCGCCAAGGTCGAGGCGCTCCGGGCGGGCTACGACGAGTCCATCATGCTGTCCGAGGACGGCTTCGTCGCCGAGGGCACGGGCGAGAACATCTTCGTGATCCGCGACGGCGTGGTAACCACACCGCCGCTCTCCGACGGTCCCCTCGGCGGCATCACCCGCAGCTCGTGCCTGCGCATCCTGCGCGATCTCGGCCACGAGGTCCGCGAGGACCACGTCGTGCGCACCGACCTGTTCCTCGCCGACGAGATCTTCCTCACCGGCACGGCGGCCGAGATCACTCCCGTCCGCGAGGTCGAGGGCCGTCAGGTGGGCAGCGGCACGCGTGGCCCCGTCACCACCGAGGTGCAGTCGACCTTCATGGACGCCGTCAGCGGCAAGCTGGACCAGTTCAAGGACTGGCTCAGCTACGTCAACGACTGA
- a CDS encoding peptidase S15, which produces MAPSRLRTFAAFTALAALATTTIAAHDAEPPSCSGDQVIENLTLETSGEAPITLAYTVIRPAEASETFQVPVILHSHGWGGRRSTGGFSAWTEACMAVVSFDQRGFGASGGEANVQDPRFEAQDVKSLIDWIAEQPWVLHDQVADGEGGLVDDPTDPLLGAIGGSYGGGYQWITALTETRESGSTRFNAIAPEISWYDLPESLAPQTVVRTVWVSALYAAGASAVPQYIHEAFAYGAATGQWPDGEFQPGQGLADPGVEPDIDAVFHAHSPVSFVEDSVQLDVPALILQGTTDNLFNLNQGVHNFLDTLTPEARSRSSFVAYNGGHALPSAVPLGSASGGNECASQAGGWDGVRITYYQRAFGFDHGSTADLFGTGTQAVGTTADGECIAIESLEIGGGPDVSANVDVTLEDGYIAITGAGAPINLPLLTASEPMTLAGVPTLDYEAFNVGVDSRVFFALSKGTNQADATIIQNNTMPLYLPAPTQPAAGVPDTYDGTIELPGVVVELDAGESLFLTVSGTADMYAGHGSIRTPGVVIFDDLAVSLPLD; this is translated from the coding sequence ATGGCACCCTCCCGCCTGCGCACGTTCGCAGCCTTCACGGCTCTCGCCGCACTCGCCACCACCACGATCGCCGCCCACGACGCCGAGCCGCCCAGCTGCTCGGGTGATCAGGTCATCGAGAACCTGACGCTGGAGACCTCCGGCGAGGCGCCCATCACGCTCGCCTACACCGTCATCCGGCCCGCCGAGGCCAGCGAGACCTTCCAGGTCCCGGTGATCCTGCACAGCCACGGCTGGGGCGGCAGGCGCTCGACCGGCGGGTTCAGCGCCTGGACCGAGGCCTGCATGGCGGTCGTCAGCTTCGACCAGCGCGGCTTCGGCGCCTCCGGCGGCGAGGCCAACGTGCAGGATCCGCGGTTCGAGGCCCAGGACGTCAAGAGCCTCATCGACTGGATCGCGGAGCAGCCGTGGGTGCTGCACGACCAGGTCGCTGATGGCGAGGGTGGCCTCGTCGACGATCCGACCGACCCGCTGCTCGGCGCCATCGGCGGGTCCTACGGCGGCGGGTACCAGTGGATCACCGCGCTGACCGAGACCCGCGAGTCCGGCAGCACCCGCTTCAACGCGATCGCGCCCGAGATCTCCTGGTACGACCTGCCCGAGTCGCTGGCCCCCCAGACCGTGGTCCGCACGGTGTGGGTGAGCGCGCTCTACGCGGCGGGGGCGAGCGCCGTGCCGCAGTACATCCACGAGGCGTTCGCCTACGGCGCCGCCACCGGGCAGTGGCCCGACGGCGAGTTCCAGCCCGGCCAGGGACTGGCGGACCCCGGCGTCGAACCGGACATCGACGCCGTGTTCCACGCGCACAGCCCGGTGTCGTTCGTCGAGGACAGCGTGCAGCTCGACGTCCCCGCGCTGATCCTGCAGGGCACGACCGACAACCTGTTCAACCTCAACCAGGGCGTGCACAACTTCCTCGACACGCTCACACCGGAGGCTCGCTCGCGGTCGAGCTTCGTCGCTTACAACGGCGGACACGCGCTACCGAGCGCGGTGCCGTTGGGCAGCGCCTCGGGCGGCAACGAGTGCGCCAGCCAGGCCGGCGGATGGGACGGCGTGCGGATCACCTACTACCAGCGCGCGTTCGGGTTCGACCACGGCTCCACCGCGGACCTGTTCGGCACCGGGACCCAGGCGGTAGGCACGACCGCGGATGGCGAGTGCATCGCCATCGAGTCGCTCGAGATCGGCGGTGGACCGGATGTGTCCGCGAACGTCGACGTGACCCTCGAGGACGGCTACATCGCGATCACCGGCGCCGGCGCTCCGATCAACCTGCCGCTGCTGACCGCGTCCGAGCCGATGACGCTCGCCGGCGTCCCGACGCTCGACTACGAGGCGTTCAACGTCGGTGTCGACTCGCGCGTGTTCTTCGCCCTGTCGAAGGGCACCAACCAGGCCGACGCGACCATCATCCAGAACAACACGATGCCGCTGTACCTGCCCGCCCCGACGCAGCCCGCCGCCGGTGTCCCCGACACCTACGACGGCACGATCGAGCTGCCGGGTGTAGTCGTCGAGCTCGACGCAGGCGAGTCGCTGTTCCTCACCGTCTCCGGCACCGCCGACATGTACGCCGGCCACGGCTCCATCCGGACCCCCGGCGTGGTCATCTTCGACGACCTCGCCGTCTCCCTACCCCTCGACTAG
- the murI gene encoding glutamate racemase has translation MNERPIGVFDSGLGGLTVLQALADLLPTERLIYFGDTARYPYGSKPRDVLRRYSTQIADALLERDVKMIIVACNSASAAALDLLRERHPKVPIIGVVEPGVRAAVRATRSGRVGVIGTRMTADSKIYELTAQQLHAELDLEVVACPGFVELVESGDTDSDHARRIVAAGLAPLRDAAIDTLVLGCTHYPLLARTIKETVGRGVVLVSSADETAFEVRDILGRTGWARGGLAGPGWRRFLTSGDPPTFRRLGRRFLGADLGRVQAWNWELAAETEG, from the coding sequence GTGAACGAGCGACCCATCGGGGTCTTCGACAGCGGACTCGGCGGCCTGACGGTGCTGCAGGCGCTGGCGGACCTGCTGCCCACCGAGCGGCTCATCTACTTCGGTGACACCGCGCGCTACCCCTACGGGTCCAAGCCGCGCGACGTCCTGCGCCGCTACTCGACCCAGATCGCCGACGCACTGCTCGAGCGTGACGTGAAGATGATCATCGTCGCATGCAACTCAGCGTCCGCTGCGGCGCTCGACCTGCTGCGCGAACGCCACCCGAAGGTCCCCATCATCGGCGTCGTCGAGCCCGGCGTCCGCGCCGCGGTCAGGGCGACGCGGTCGGGGCGCGTGGGGGTCATCGGCACCCGCATGACCGCCGACTCCAAGATCTACGAGCTCACGGCGCAGCAGCTGCACGCCGAGCTCGACCTCGAGGTCGTGGCGTGCCCCGGGTTCGTCGAGCTCGTCGAGAGCGGCGACACGGACTCCGATCACGCCCGCAGGATCGTCGCCGCCGGCCTGGCGCCCCTCCGCGATGCCGCGATCGACACACTGGTTCTCGGCTGCACGCACTACCCCCTGCTGGCCCGGACCATCAAGGAGACGGTGGGCCGGGGCGTGGTCCTGGTCTCGTCCGCAGACGAGACCGCGTTCGAGGTCCGCGACATCCTGGGGCGGACCGGCTGGGCGCGGGGCGGGCTGGCCGGGCCCGGTTGGCGCCGTTTCCTCACCTCCGGCGATCCGCCCACGTTCCGCAGGCTAGGGCGCCGTTTCCTCGGGGCCGACCTCGGTCGCGTCCAGGCCTGGAACTGGGAACTCGCGGCGGAGACGGAGGGTTGA
- a CDS encoding 3-isopropylmalate dehydrogenase, with amino-acid sequence MAHRIAVLGGDGIGPEVVAQGLKVLDALEDVATERVEYDLGGQRYLRTGEVLDDDTTEELRAFDAIYLGAIGTPGVPPGIIERGLLLKLRFAFDLYVNLRPIKLYPGVTSPIARLTPEQCDLVVVRENTESVYAGAGGALYVGTPAEVATQESVNTRHGVERAVRYAFELASRRRGHLTLVHKTNVLSHAGDLWMRTFTEVGDTDFPEVERDYVHVDAACLYLVTQPQRFDVVVTENLFGDIITDLGAAVQGGMGLAASANLDPTRRSPSVFEPVHGSAPDIAGTGTADPTAAVMSVGMLLDFLGEAQAAAHVERAVATWLASRGGTGDDGARYSTNEVGDRLAELVAHEA; translated from the coding sequence GTGGCCCACCGCATCGCCGTGCTCGGCGGTGATGGCATCGGCCCGGAGGTGGTCGCGCAGGGCCTGAAGGTGCTCGACGCGCTCGAGGACGTGGCGACCGAGCGGGTGGAGTACGACCTCGGTGGGCAGCGCTACCTGCGCACCGGGGAGGTGCTGGACGACGACACCACCGAGGAGCTGCGAGCCTTCGACGCGATCTACCTCGGGGCGATCGGCACCCCCGGCGTCCCGCCTGGGATCATCGAGCGCGGCCTGCTGCTCAAGCTCCGGTTCGCGTTCGATCTCTACGTCAACCTGCGGCCGATCAAGCTCTACCCCGGCGTCACCTCGCCCATCGCGCGGCTCACCCCCGAGCAGTGCGACCTCGTCGTGGTGCGAGAGAACACCGAGTCGGTCTACGCGGGTGCGGGCGGGGCGCTCTACGTCGGGACGCCCGCCGAGGTCGCGACGCAGGAGTCGGTCAACACCCGTCACGGCGTCGAGCGTGCCGTCCGCTACGCGTTCGAGCTCGCGAGTCGGCGGCGCGGCCACCTGACCTTGGTGCACAAGACGAACGTGCTGAGTCACGCGGGGGACCTCTGGATGCGCACGTTCACCGAGGTCGGTGACACCGACTTCCCCGAGGTCGAACGCGACTACGTCCACGTGGATGCCGCGTGCCTCTACCTCGTCACCCAGCCGCAGCGGTTCGACGTCGTGGTGACCGAGAACCTGTTCGGCGACATCATCACCGACCTCGGGGCGGCGGTGCAGGGCGGCATGGGTCTGGCCGCCTCGGCCAACCTCGACCCGACACGGCGCTCGCCGTCGGTGTTCGAGCCCGTCCACGGCTCCGCCCCGGACATCGCTGGGACGGGAACGGCCGACCCCACCGCTGCGGTCATGAGCGTGGGGATGCTCCTCGACTTCCTCGGCGAGGCGCAGGCAGCCGCGCACGTCGAACGTGCCGTCGCGACGTGGCTGGCTTCGCGAGGAGGCACCGGCGACGACGGTGCGCGATACTCCACCAACGAGGTCGGGGACCGGCTCGCGGAGCTGGTCGCCCACGAGGCCTAG
- a CDS encoding alpha/beta hydrolase: MRALTLLRVGDISPDAAIGDIDIQAYRERIERLAARARLPERVTIAVENDARVPGEWVVDRSAEPDRVVLWVHGGAHCMCSPRTHRGLGYALSRGGRARVFVPEYRLAPEDPFPAGRDDLVEAYRWLLEDRRIDPARLVVGGDSSGGGLALSLLVHLKDLGLPQPVCTVLLSPWVDLTLSMESWQPGVIDDPWLPAELGHLAADAYRGDLPADDPGVSPLFADLKGLPPMLVHVGSDELLIDEGKDLIRRAREAGVQADVGVFHGMWHVFHAFPGMPESRRALREVGGFIRRHTSPWEAPARPVRAGTPQP; this comes from the coding sequence GTGCGCGCCCTGACCCTGTTGCGCGTCGGCGACATCTCGCCCGACGCCGCGATCGGCGACATCGACATCCAGGCGTACCGCGAGCGCATCGAGCGTCTCGCCGCCCGTGCGCGCTTGCCGGAGCGGGTCACGATCGCCGTCGAGAACGACGCTCGCGTCCCGGGTGAGTGGGTCGTGGATCGCAGCGCCGAACCCGACCGCGTCGTGCTGTGGGTCCATGGCGGGGCGCACTGCATGTGCTCGCCTCGCACCCACCGCGGCCTCGGCTACGCGCTGTCGCGCGGCGGACGTGCCAGGGTCTTCGTCCCCGAGTACCGGCTCGCCCCTGAGGACCCGTTCCCGGCGGGGCGCGACGACCTCGTCGAGGCGTACCGCTGGCTGCTCGAGGACCGTCGCATCGACCCGGCACGGCTGGTCGTCGGAGGCGATTCGTCCGGTGGCGGCTTGGCGCTGTCGCTGCTCGTGCACCTGAAGGACCTGGGCCTGCCGCAGCCCGTCTGCACCGTGCTGCTGTCACCGTGGGTCGACCTGACCCTGAGCATGGAGTCGTGGCAGCCGGGCGTCATCGACGACCCGTGGTTGCCGGCCGAACTGGGCCACCTGGCCGCCGACGCCTACCGCGGCGATCTGCCGGCCGACGATCCCGGCGTGTCGCCGCTGTTCGCCGACCTGAAGGGCCTACCGCCGATGCTCGTGCACGTGGGCAGCGACGAGCTGCTGATCGATGAGGGCAAGGATCTGATCCGCCGCGCTCGGGAGGCGGGTGTCCAGGCGGACGTCGGCGTGTTCCACGGCATGTGGCACGTCTTCCACGCCTTCCCCGGCATGCCGGAGAGTCGGCGCGCGCTGCGCGAGGTCGGGGGGTTCATCCGCCGACACACGAGCCCCTGGGAGGCACCAGCCCGCCCCGTCCGCGCTGGTACTCCGCAACCGTAG
- a CDS encoding HAD-IA family hydrolase, whose protein sequence is MSIRVVLFDVMDTLVRDPFREALEAATGRPVREILAARDPRAYPRFERGEITEAEYWAHYTDAGFVVDVAAFHNARRSGYRWIEGMRELLDDLAGVVRRIGATNYPDWVNELTDGMLAGFLDQVVASYEVGARKPDPEFYLRVLDVVGAEPHETYLVDDREVNVEGALEAGLAAHHFTDVAALRAALGQHVEAVRGD, encoded by the coding sequence GTGAGCATCCGGGTGGTGCTGTTCGACGTGATGGACACGCTCGTCCGCGACCCCTTCCGCGAGGCGCTCGAGGCTGCGACCGGCCGTCCGGTGCGCGAGATCCTGGCGGCCCGCGATCCGCGGGCGTACCCGCGCTTCGAACGCGGCGAGATCACCGAGGCCGAGTACTGGGCCCACTACACCGACGCGGGGTTCGTCGTGGACGTGGCGGCCTTCCACAACGCCCGTCGCTCCGGCTACCGCTGGATCGAGGGGATGCGCGAGCTGCTCGACGACCTCGCCGGCGTGGTCCGCCGCATCGGCGCCACCAACTACCCGGACTGGGTGAACGAGCTCACCGACGGGATGCTCGCCGGCTTCCTCGACCAGGTCGTGGCTTCGTACGAGGTCGGGGCGCGCAAGCCCGACCCGGAGTTCTACCTCCGCGTGCTCGACGTGGTCGGGGCGGAGCCACACGAGACCTACCTCGTGGACGACCGCGAGGTCAACGTCGAAGGCGCGCTCGAGGCCGGTCTCGCCGCGCACCACTTCACCGACGTGGCTGCGCTCCGGGCCGCCCTCGGTCAGCACGTAGAGGCAGTTCGAGGCGACTGA